A window from Fervidicoccaceae archaeon encodes these proteins:
- a CDS encoding iron-sulfur cluster assembly protein gives MNKEELEKKVIEALRQVYDPEIPVNVYDLGLIYELKISDEGDVFIRLGLTTAFCPLMTSLSSAVEDEIRNRVPEAKDVRVELDLSTPWSPRMITKEGREQLKAIYGYDIVEEMIKREQEQK, from the coding sequence ATGAATAAGGAAGAATTGGAAAAGAAAGTCATAGAGGCGCTGAGGCAAGTCTACGACCCTGAAATACCTGTCAATGTCTACGATCTTGGCCTGATTTATGAACTGAAAATAAGCGACGAGGGAGACGTCTTCATAAGATTAGGTCTAACAACAGCCTTTTGTCCCCTAATGACTAGTTTATCTTCTGCCGTGGAGGACGAAATAAGGAACAGAGTCCCAGAGGCAAAAGATGTTAGGGTAGAGTTAGACTTATCAACTCCATGGTCTCCAAGAATGATTACAAAGGAAGGAAGAGAGCAGCTTAAAGCTATATATGGCTATGATATAGTAGAGGAAATGATAAAGAGAGAACAGGAACAAAAATAA
- the hjc gene encoding Holliday junction resolvase Hjc, with product MSDYHRKNRRRGFQKERDLVRKLWDMGYATIRAPASGAKAKKTYQPDIIAAKNNRILVIEVKTRRSSNAVYIEKHQVEKVLEWVKRAGSNAIGLIAVYFDRKQGWRLVPLDSATRMESGGVKVTREDAEKAYSLDFLEKI from the coding sequence ATGAGCGACTATCACAGAAAGAACAGAAGAAGGGGATTTCAGAAGGAGAGGGATCTGGTCAGGAAGCTCTGGGATATGGGTTATGCAACAATAAGGGCACCAGCAAGCGGAGCCAAGGCAAAGAAAACCTATCAGCCTGACATAATAGCTGCAAAGAACAACAGGATCCTCGTTATTGAAGTGAAAACGAGAAGAAGCAGTAATGCTGTTTACATAGAAAAGCATCAGGTCGAGAAGGTTCTGGAATGGGTAAAGAGGGCAGGCTCAAACGCAATTGGATTAATAGCAGTATATTTCGATAGAAAGCAGGGATGGAGGCTTGTACCTTTAGATTCGGCAACAAGAATGGAAAGTGGAGGAGTGAAAGTTACAAGGGAAGATGCGGAGAAAGCCTATTCGCTTGATTTTCTAGAGAAAATATAA
- a CDS encoding transcriptional regulator, which translates to MSESIPLKPMGKEEVRKLELALLIGTLLREDVLEKIRTSEDRLTWLDSLVVAAGSLARERGGYTVEKIADELGRSEVTIRNHLSGKTEASRLVKETYEKIKASGGILELSNVHLSHEEDDTKKKLKEAEEKISKLQEKINKVRGLLAQVLDEISKE; encoded by the coding sequence ATGAGCGAGAGCATACCTCTCAAGCCGATGGGTAAGGAAGAAGTTAGGAAGCTTGAGCTCGCTCTACTGATCGGGACCCTCCTCAGAGAGGATGTATTGGAGAAAATTAGAACATCAGAGGATAGATTAACCTGGCTCGACTCACTTGTAGTGGCAGCAGGTTCATTGGCAAGAGAAAGAGGGGGATATACAGTAGAGAAAATTGCAGATGAGCTTGGCAGGAGTGAGGTCACAATTAGAAATCATCTGAGTGGAAAGACTGAGGCATCCAGGCTAGTGAAGGAAACCTATGAAAAGATTAAAGCTAGCGGAGGAATCCTAGAGCTATCCAACGTTCACCTCTCTCATGAGGAAGATGATACTAAGAAAAAACTAAAGGAGGCTGAAGAGAAAATAAGCAAACTGCAGGAGAAGATCAACAAAGTTAGGGGGCTTCTTGCACAAGTTCTTGATGAGATATCCAAAGAATAA
- a CDS encoding winged helix-turn-helix domain-containing protein, whose translation MEERRINFVESSQIPLRQKRNYLEIIYDILSSIPSDGIKLTHLANRALLDYKIMMKYLKQLEREGHLIIDSKVYITEKGKLFLEEYKKLKELISSDKTN comes from the coding sequence ATGGAGGAAAGAAGGATCAACTTTGTGGAAAGCTCGCAAATACCGCTCAGACAGAAACGTAATTATTTGGAAATAATATATGACATTCTTTCATCAATACCGAGTGATGGCATAAAACTGACACATCTAGCAAACAGGGCCCTACTGGATTATAAGATAATGATGAAATATCTCAAGCAACTTGAAAGGGAAGGACATTTGATTATTGACAGCAAGGTCTACATTACAGAGAAGGGTAAGCTCTTTCTTGAGGAATACAAGAAGCTTAAGGAGCTCATTTCATCGGATAAAACAAATTAA